A window of Pyrus communis chromosome 3, drPyrComm1.1, whole genome shotgun sequence genomic DNA:
cactaaatgcaaggaaataagctaacaaagtcgcataaatatgctcctatcacctataGGGCACGCCCTATGTGGTATTTTGGGtggaatattccaagatatttgtgtaaataaatatcttgGAGTAATTAGGTAAATATCCTAAATTGATGGGactaggattacttacttgaaagaGGTCTTCtctgattaagaatgtatttaTTATAAGAATAAGGAATTATCCTATCATAAatacctttgactcttcctacGGGCAGGGGTGCCTTAAGCAGTCATTGATCTCTGTCTGCTTCACCTCAATTGCGCGTGGTGAATGAGATGCTTCCTGCTCATTTAATAGGGGTAGTCTTGTCTTTCTTAGGAAATAATCTATGTGTCAGCTCcataatttttgggattattttttgctccataACACCCTTCACAACTCTATCTCTTTGCTTCTTTTTCCATGTGAATACAATGCTCAACTATGCTTTTCTCTCTCAAGCAAAAACACACTCAGTGAACCAAAAAAGATTAAAGACATAGGATTTATCGAGTCATAATCGAAAGTTAGCTTCAATCCACCTTAATTGAACACCCCTACCCTTCAACAGCTCCCTCTCTCTGCCTCTCTTCCCTCGCGAAGATGACCTTAACCTCTCATTCTCTctgacaaaaacacaccaatgaaccaaaaaaaataaaggtatGGGATTACCTGGTCATAATCGAAACAGAGCTTCAATCCACCTGAATCGGTTGCTCACAACACATCCCTCTCTGTGCCTCTTTATCCCTCTTGAACACGCGAAGAATCCCTCAGCTCGCCCTCTCTCTGCCAAAAGCATACCGAATGAGTAACATATAAAAAGGTTTTCAATTGCGCAGGTTACAACAACACAGTTCTATCGTAAGCTCGTCAAATCACGACCATTGGATTTTGGTCCACACGCAAAGTCTGCACCTTAGAAACGCCAGATATAATTACTAAACTTTTTAGTGGATGCAGATTTGGGTGTGAGCTTAGCCTATCAGGCCCAACAAGCccaaaatatttcaaaataaaagtATATAGGCATTAACTTAGCCCATCAGCCCATTAGGTCCATACAGAAATCACCTAAGGCCATTATATAAATACCCTCACTTGCCCAGACCACCACTTCCTGTAGGTCTAGGGTTTTTCATTATTCAATTCAGAGTACAATCAAACCCTAGCAATGTCGACTCTCGCAATCGAGTCAGTGCAGTGTTTTGGCCGCAAGAAGACCGCTGTCGCCGTCACATACTGCAAGCGCGGCTGTGGCCTCATTAAGATCAACGGCTGCCCAATCGAGCTCGTCGAGTCCGAGATCCTCCGCTTCAAGGCCTACGAACCCATTCTACTCCTCGGACGACAGCGCTTCGCCGGTGTCGACATGCGCATCCGCGTCAAGGGAGGCGGTCACACCTCCCAGATCTACGCCATCCGCCAGAGCATCGCCAAAGCTCTCGTCGCTTTTTACCAGAAATATGTGGATGAGCAGAGCAAGAAGGAGATTAAGGACATTCTGGTCAGGTATGACAGGACACTCCTTGTTGCTGATCCGAGGCGCTGCGAGCCCAAGAAATTCGGTGGTCGTGGTGCTCGTGCTAGATTCCAGAAGTCTTACCGTTGATTTGGGGCAAATGGAAAGCGAAAGATGGATAGGTTTAGCTTCTTTGTTTCGGTTTAGGGTTTAAAGCTTATTGACTTTGATTTAAGAAGTTGGAAGGTAATGggtattttataattttgcagAATTTTGATCATCgagactttgttgttgtttttgagTATGTTGGATATTGAATGGTTACCATATTAAGTATGACATGGTTCAATTAATTACTAGTTTATTTTGCTGCGTGGCTTAATCCTTTGGATAAACTAGTGTGTTTTGGCTTGCTTAAAATGCTTAATCTTCAGTATTTCTATTTGTGTGGCTTAGTATGCTTTAGCATATGTATAATGTTTCGTTCGGGCAATGCCGGCGCCCGGTCTCCTATGCTTTACTATTTATACAATGTTTTTGTTCCAGGCAATTTCGTCCCCCGGTCTCCTATGCTTTACTGATTATACGTTGTTTTTGTTCCAGGCAATGCAGTCCCCCAGTTTTCTGTGATTCATTAGACTCGCCGTAAGTTTTGTGGTGTATAAACTGTCTGAGGTGGAAATTGGTTTGTTTTGATGGATGTCGATAGAAGAAAGATTTTGCGTTGTAATGCATGGTTTACTTAGGTTTGGTCTATTTTGGGTACAAAAAGTTTTTAGTTTGATTATCAAGATGTCATTGATAAGCCTTTTGGCACTGGTTCGTGCATATCTAATGTTATGAATTGATTTTGTATACTATTTCACCATGTGCCATAGATGTCTTTGTTATCGTACATGCTTTAGTTTTTGCAGTTATGTGTTACACGTGTGCAATGTGGAAAAAATCTTGAGCAGCCTATTTGGCTCGACCGACCTTACGAAGTATGTGTGATGGTCTTCAAACGAGTAATGCTATACTTACAATTTATTTGTACCATCATTTGTAcaatctctctaatagaggtagggTTTGTTATGCATATAGCCTCGTCTCTCTAATAGGTGGTAAGAATAGTATTTCTTATTTCAAAGAGAGTTTGGGTGTAGAGAGGAGTTTTAATCTTGCAAAATGTTATCGGCTAAATTGCCAATGTGTACCTAAACTATTACTTAACTTTTGATTTCCTCCTGAACTTcttaattggaaaattaaggacttaaaactaattttttggCCTATTTTTCACTTACCAttagtttttcatatatttcatccaaattaaTGTTAATTCTTATCATGTGCACATCATGTGACTCTCCTTTGTGGACAAAAGCGTCATTTTGTAAGATTTTCAGACGCAAAAGTTATAGAATCACATATATTTGCATAGGCTTGTATTTAGAAATCTGaagttttcaattatttaaaaaaatgaagtgaACAAACTATTTTCACATATTGTGTGCAtgtttcaatttaataaaaatttagatagaatgaataaaaaattaacagtaggggCAAATCggtcaaaaaaattagtttaaatctttaatttttcaatttaaaagttGAAAGAGAAATTGATGGTTCAGAAAGCAAATCGGCAGTTTAATCTAATGTTATCTTTGTTGGATTCTCCGCTCCAAATACAGGAAAACTTCAGTCAGTTCAGTTcgaataaaattttcaatatagTTTTATTGATTAAGAGCTTTTCTGGCATTCAAGCCTCAAGGTCATGTGTTGGACGTACCTTCCCCAATAttgtttgaataaaataaaacacaaaagaaaaacttccGATAAGCTTATAATGTTTCTTGCGTTCAACCCCAATTGAGACGCGTTTCATGTCATTTTTTCTCTATAGTATCATATGGCAACTTATGATTTGgggaatttttatttgaaatttttataccAAACATTCATGGCTTTTAGATATTTGATCAAACTACTTTCTACAATTTTCACTAATTAAATCTAAAGCATAACAAACTTTGAAAATCCTGCAAAAAgatcttgttaatttatgtcccaTTAATCTAAGaaacttcaaaagaaaaaaaaaaaaaattttattcaCATGACATAATTAATTGACATATTAGTAAAAATATGAAATCCACATTTACCATGTCATCGTTTAACGATCAAATTGATGGTTTAACTACTAGGTGTATAAATTGTAACTAAAATAAAACgaatgtatgagattgaaatgttttaaagatgataTGTGATGTTGCAATTACATCTAAACCCAAGGTGGTgatatgtaatttaccctaaagtaaaaaaaaagaaattatgacaaaatttagtcataaatataaatatatcaatgTAACATTTCGAATACTAAATTGATTTGCCACTTACTACTACTGTCTACTAGTATTCTTTTTAACTTGTAAAcgagaggtcttatgtttgatTTTCACCAAATGCgattttgaaccatattattggtAGCatattgtaaggctaagcccaccccctcttctTAATggagataatatcgtttgctaaaaaaagaaaataaaaaaaaacaacaacaacaacactAAATTGATCTATTTGAAaatgattaaataatttttaattaaaagatttAAATATGTTGACATGTAAAtgtttattattgaaataataacgtgaataaaaattaaaaagatttgctaaaaaaaaaaagtttcaattaatgaaatagaaaaattaggaatatgagaacctaatttctatattaaataatatGCCCAAATTATTCAACTATGAACCTACTTtgaacctcaattatttctaacaaaaattagttatgAGAATTGTCACATTCCAGCTCAGGGTCCATCacatcctgggcccgctccaccaccgtagcacgatattgtctactttgAGTTTTGACCATgctctcatggttttgtttctgggaacgaGTGCGTGGTGAACGggtctggacccatttcacgcgTGATACATAGtactttagattttaatttattcacattttataaattatcacactttatggcttcgtcaccttccagatgTCGGCCAACACGGCTCGATTCGGGATCCTAGTAGATATTCCGAGTCGAGGTGTGTcaagaacctaatttctctaTTAAATAATATGCCAATTTTATTCAATTATGAACCTACTTTCAGAACCTTAATATTTCTAACAAATAAGCCTCTAACCATGCGTACAACATTAATTTGAGAGTTTTGGGCGGATAAACTTGATGCAAAATATTGCCTCAAAcattattgatatattttttttttaacatatatgaGATTAAAGTCGTTCACCAAGTCTCAACCTAAAAGAATTATAGAGAAACCACCACAGAGTGGTTCAATAGTTGGGGACTAATTACAGGCTTTTATTTCACACGGTACGTCCTGATTTTGATTCCTGACGCTTATGAATCACACGATGATGTCTAAGGAGAGGTTGAAATGCCTCTATGAATATTTTCGATCTGTGAAAAAATGAATTATCGTGGCgaaaatttttaatagaaaaggAAAGAATTATAGAGAACAAAAGGTCAAATATGAACAAACAAGAAAGGCTGTCAACAAAAATGGTTGGTGAGTTGGTGAGTTGGTGAGTTGGTGGATGGAGTCCCGCACCATAACCACAAGCCCTACAATGAcaaatttctattgattttttatttctgaaattcttcAACTAGAAGATTCTTATTAAGTCATTTTttactcttttttgttttttatcaaacgatagatttgttaaattagatgttagattagaaaTTCGACGGGGTTCGAAACTATGCCGTGATGTAAGAGCTAACACTCCTCTCTATAACTGTAATAGAAGGACACTTCCATGTTTACGTCAAACAAAATTTAACCCAGAAAGCAAAAGCAACTAGAAAGTAAATTATGGCAGCAAATTTTGACATGGGATTTTGCCTTATAATAATTCTCCCACATGAACATTCACGATCAATCCAAAATACAAagtaaattaagaaaaataataaaaagaaacacCATTTTTCTTCATCATATATGCATAATTGGCAGACCAATTAGGGTTGGTCGATCATTTGATCCGACGGCAGAGAGTGATGCCATCACCAACAGGAAGCATGCAAATCTCGATCCTAGGGTCAGCAGCGAGTGCCTTGTTGAGCTCGAGCACGAAGTCCCGGTAGTACCTGACGTACTTGCGGAGTGGAGCATCAGGGGGCGCGACCACAGACCCATTCCATAGGGTGTTGTCGTAGCCAATGAGACCCCCAACCTTGACCAAATCAATCAGCCTCTTGTGGTAGTTGATGTAGTTGTCTTTGTCTGCGTCCACGAATATGAAATCGTACGACCCATGATTCTTCTTCTGCAATACCAACATTAATTCTGAATTCCAAAGAAAGCGTTTCACGTACCATGATGGTACATTGTCTCCTCGGATATAACGAGATAAAATATTAGATTATTAGGCGAACAATTTTGGAAAATTTGATACTTACATCTTCGATCAATAAGTCGAGCATTGGGAGGGCGGGGCCTTCTCTAAAGTCGATCTTGTGGGCAACACCAGCCTTTTCGATTATCGGAAGACCcaattcataattttctttgttgatGTCCATGGCCAAGATCTGTGACAGTTCCAAATCAATCAATATACAAAACTGTTAATAAGTTTCaagttttatgattttatttttttaatatttttaggtaTTCTTTTTGTTGAAGGTGAGGCAATGAAAATTGACCTTTCCATCATCAGGAATGGCAAGGGCAGTGGCAAGGAGGGAGTAGCCAGTGTAGACTCCAATCTCCATGGTGTTTTTGGCATTGATCAACTTGAGAAGCATGTTCAAGAATTGGCCTTCGTCAGCTGATGTGGTCATGATATTCCTATTTattttccataaaaaaaaaattgaaattataaacaacaaattaagaaaaaaaaatctgaaaattaatctcccagaaaaaaaaaaaaaaaaactgaaattaatgaatttaattaggtaattgatgaaaattaaatgaaaattcacAAACCATGGATGCTTTGCAGTCACTTCTCTGAGCTCCTTCATGGATTCAGGCTCCCTTGGGTACACACTTGTCTCCAGTATATActgcacaaaaataaaaacccaaaatccaaaGCATGAGCTTCGTCATCAACCTTAACCACCTTCCAATTTTTGCATGCCTACGCATAGCCAAGTTGACGAGGGAAGTTTTCCCTTGACACCCAAGTTTATATTCCATTTTATTCCATCGTGGTAGTTTATATTAGATTATGATTGCTCGAATCAAAAATCGCCCTCAAGATTACGAAAATATATACCTGATAAAGAGCATCACTTTGGAGAAGGCTCTTGTGGCCAACCTCTTGGTGCCTTCCTGCCTGAGTTTGCTGCTCCTCTCCATTGGCGGCCATTGCTGctctgtgttttttttcttttacttcgCTTTGGATAGCACCAGATTTTCTTCTCTTATATGACTAAAAGGTTTCACACAGGAAGATGAACCTGAATTGTTAAAGAGGAAAGAATGGGTATATATATGGAGTGCAGTCTCCGGTTCAAACCGGATGGCTGGTTGGACCTGCCACCAGGAACCGGTCCGGGGTTGGTGAGTGGCTGGCTGGGCTCTCAAGATTTGTGAGTTAATTTGGAAATAAGGGAACAGGATCCCCTCCTAAGCTTTGTAAACTGAGCTTCTTGAGCAAATGATTCaggccattgaaatttaatccaacagctCCAAATAAGGGActtctctaaaaattataataattgtatctgttagatcaaattttagtGGTCCGGATCCTTTACTCAGGAGACTCATTTTACAAAGCCCAAGAGGGGATCCAGTTCGTGGAATAAGACTCAATGCTTTGCAAATCGGGGCCCACCGATCTGGTGAATGGTATCATCATCGGTTGTAGGACGTGTTGTGGTTGGGTTTTGGTGGGATGAGGTCTTCCCATTTTTCATaatcttcacattctattcttTGTCATATATTTtacagtaaaaaattattagttaatgtttatatttaatttcaaaatcaaaaaaatcaaaatctaatttggtGACACCATCTTTTGTGGCTATCACGTCATCATTATTTTGCCTTATATTGGTggaattgcagccacaatttgCTAATCAAATGGAAATAATACACTCACTAAGATTTCTTCACGAAAACGTATGAGAGAAACTGCACAATGTGGAATTTATAGTATTATACTATGTATTTTAAAAGTACACTTGAAAccaaaattatttgatttttcacATATAAAAAGTCATGCCTCATTTCACGGAATTGTAATTTAAGAGTAATCATAAATTTTTCTTATTGTAATTTCTATAACATATTTTCACATTCACCGGGAGGATCACCCTTCCAATTCGAAGTTTTTTTCCTAGAAGTTCACATGTCTCAAACAGTGATTTgtaatataagaaaaaaaagtgaacttttttttctataaagagTCAAACAGAATTCGAACATGCATCATGTTTGTGAAAAATTTGGAATGGATGACCAATTTCCTTGGTGTATTATCATGTATGACTTGACACTTTCATGTTTTGGACTATAattagagtaatgctattcttactacaattttataccacatttctttaccatcttaggtggtAGATGGGTTGGACAAGctacattatttaatttcaatctttttattaattaaaacacttaaatgaTCTTAGGTGCAGAAGaaactcctcgtataccacaatcatcatttaattaacaatctttttcttaattattgattaatattttgaaattaaatgctaATTAGTTTAGATAATGTGACTGTACACATCAGATgtcacctaaagtggtatacaattgtgatacaaaaacatggtaagAATGACATTATtgctataattatatatatt
This region includes:
- the LOC137728721 gene encoding caffeoyl-CoA O-methyltransferase-like, which encodes MAANGEEQQTQAGRHQEVGHKSLLQSDALYQYILETSVYPREPESMKELREVTAKHPWNIMTTSADEGQFLNMLLKLINAKNTMEIGVYTGYSLLATALAIPDDGKILAMDINKENYELGLPIIEKAGVAHKIDFREGPALPMLDLLIEDKKNHGSYDFIFVDADKDNYINYHKRLIDLVKVGGLIGYDNTLWNGSVVAPPDAPLRKYVRYYRDFVLELNKALAADPRIEICMLPVGDGITLCRRIK
- the LOC137728722 gene encoding small ribosomal subunit protein uS9-like, which encodes MSTLAIESVQCFGRKKTAVAVTYCKRGCGLIKINGCPIELVESEILRFKAYEPILLLGRQRFAGVDMRIRVKGGGHTSQIYAIRQSIAKALVAFYQKYVDEQSKKEIKDILVRYDRTLLVADPRRCEPKKFGGRGARARFQKSYR